The nucleotide sequence GCATGGGGCAGCGGCTCGGCATCGCCGCGGCGCTGCTGGGCGATCCGCCGGTGCTGCTGTTCGACGAGCCGGTCAACGGCCTCGACCCCGAGGGCATCCGCTGGGTGCGCACCTTGATGCGGGCACTGGCGGCCGAGGGGCGCACGGTGTTCGTCTCGAGCCACCTGCTCGCCGAGATGGCCAACACCGCCGACCGGCTGGTGGTGATCGGCCGCGGCCGGCTCATCGCGTCGACGACGGTCACCGAGTTCATCGCCGGGTCCGGCGCCAGCGTCGTGCGGGTGCGCAGCCCGCAGCTCGACGCGCTGCTCGAGCTGCTCTCCAACGCGGGCATCGACACCCGCGTCGAGGCCAACGGCAGCACGCTCGCGGTCCGCGGCGCGGCCATCGAGGTGATCGGCGAGCTGGCCGCCCGCAACGCGATCACGCTGCACGAACTCAGCACGCAACGCGCGTCGCTGGAGGAGGCCTACCTGAAGCTCACCGACGACGACGTCGAGTACCGGACGGCGGCGCGCTGATGACCACCGGGCTGACCTCGACGCTGCACTCCGAGCGCATCAAGTTCACCAGCATCCGGTCGCCGCTGTGGACGGCGCTGGCCGCGGCGGTGCTGAGCCTCGCCGTCGCCGTCCTGCAGGGCGCGACGGCCTACGGCGCGGCGGGCATCCGGCCGCAGCAGGCGGCGATGGGCGTGGCGGTGTTCGCCGTCCCGCTGCTGATGGTGGTGTCCGCGCTGACGGTCACCGGCGAGTACCGCAGCGGCACCATCCGGTCCACCTTCGCCGCGACCCCGCAGCGAGCCGTGGTGGTTGCCGCGAAAGCCATTGTCGCGGCGTCGTTCTCGGCCGTCGTCATCGCGGCCACCACGGTGGCGTGCATCGCGGTGGCCCGCGTCGCCGCGGATCCACTGGTGGGGGCGGGACTCTCACTCGCCCTGCCGGCGACGTGGCGGCTGGTGGTCGCGCTGGCGGTGTACGCCGCGGTCGCGGCGGTCCTGGGCGTGGCGGTCGGCGTGCTCCTGCGGCATGCGGCCGGAGCGGTGGCGGTGCTGCTGCTGTGGCCGCTGGTGATCGAGCCGATCCTCGGCAACCTGCCGAACCTCGGGCCGAGGGTGGGCCCGTTCCTGCCGTTCCTCAACGCGTTCGTCTTCACCGACGTGCAGTGGCTCTATCCGACGTACCCGATGCCGTGGGGACCGTTCGCGTCGCTGATCTACTTCGCCGTGGTGGTCGGCGTCGTGCTGGCCGCCGCCACCGCATCGGTGCACCGGCGCGACGCGTGACTAACGTGGGTCGGGTGCGACGGACGACGGCGGTGGCGGGGCGGAACTCACGGATCGCGGTGGCGCTCCTGACGGTGGCGGTGACCGGTCTGGCCGGCTGCGGCCGGTCGGGGCAGCCGGAGGAGAAGCCCGAGGCCGCGCCGCCCGCGGCGTCGCAGCCCGCCGCCGACTTCGCCGTGGGACAGCAGAACAAGGTGACCGTCGACGCGATGATGGCGCACCTGGGCAAGCTGCAGGAGATCGCCGACGCGAACGGCGGCAACCGTGCACTCGGGACGCCGGGCTATCAGGCCAGCGTCGACTACGTCGCCGGAGTGTTGCGGGACAAGGGCTTCGACGTCGCCACCGATGAGTTCGAGGTGCGGCTGCCGTTCGCCGACGAGCCGGCGTTGACCGCCGACGGCAATCCGGTGAAGGCCGCCGCGCTGAACTACACCATCGGTACCCCGCCCGAGGGCGTCACCGGCCGGCTGGTGCCCGCGCCCGCCGAACCGACGCCGGGCTGCACGGCCGCCGACTACGACGGTCTGCAGGTCCGCGGCGCCGTCGTGCTGGTCGACCGCGGGTCGTGCCCGTTCGGCGTCAAGCAGCAGGTGGCGGCCGAGAAGGGCGCCGCCGCCCTGATCGTCGCCAACACCGACGACGAGCCGATCGGCGCGACGTTGGGCGCCACCACCGACGTCGAGATCCCGGTGGTGGGGATCGGCAAGTCCGACGGGGCGAAGCTGCGGGCGGTGCCCGCGAACATGTCGCTCAAGCTCAACGCCGGCGTGCGAACCGAACGCACCCGCAACGTCGTCGCGCAGACCAAGACCGGGGACACGCACAACGTCGTCATGGCCGGCGCGCACCTGGACTCGGTGCCGGAGGGCCCGGGCATCAACGACAACGGTTCCGGGGTGGCGGCGGTGCTGGAGACCGCGGTGCAGCTCGGCAGTTCGCCGCCGGTGCGCAACGCCGTCCGGTTCGGCTTCTGGGGCGCCGAGGAACTCGGGCTCATCGGGTCGACGAAGTACGTCGAGTCGCTCGACGTCGAGGCGCTCAAGGACATCGCGCTGTATCTCAACTTCGACATGCTGGGCTCGCCGAACCCGGGATACTTCACCTACGACGGTGACCAGTCCGCGCCGCCGACGCCTGCGGTGCCCCGGGTGCCGGAGGGCTCGGCCGGCATCGAGCGGATGCTGGCCGCGTACCTCGGCGGTGCGGGAAAACCCGCCCAGGACACCGACTTCAACGGTCGCAGCGACTACGACGCCTTCACCCAGGCCGGTGTGCCCGCCGGCGGGTTGTTCGCCGGGGCAGAGGACAACAAGACCGCCGAGCAGGCCGACCTGTGGGGCGGGCAGGCCGACAAGCCCTTCGACCCGAACTACCACAAGCCCGGCGACACGATCGAGAACATCGACCGCACCGCATTGGAGATTCAGGGCCGCGGGGTCGCGTACGCGCTGGGGCTGTACGCCCAGGACCTCTCCGGGCGCAACGGCGTGCCGATCCGCGAGGACCGGACCCGGCACCGGGTCTCCGAGCAGTGATGCGGCGCGGCGCGGTGCTGGGTGCCGTCGTCGCGCTGACCGTGGCGGCGTGCGGATCCGCCGACCCGGCGCCGGCCCCGGCCGCCGACCCGGGGCGCGTACTGGCCGACGCCGTCACCGTCGACGCCATGATGGGCCACCTGCAGCGGCTGCACGACATCGCGGCCGCCCACGGCGGCTCGCGCGCCGACGGCACGCCGGGCTACGACGCCAGTGTCGACTACGTCGCGACGGTGCTGCGGGACAACGGGTTCGACGTCGAGCTGGCCGACTTCGAACGGGTGGTGCTGGCGGCACCGGGCAGACCGACGCTGACGGTCGCCGGGCGAGCGCTGCCCGTCGACCAGGCGTCGCTGCTCACCCCGACCCCGCGCGAGGGACTTCAGGCCCGCACGCAGCGCCCGCGCCGGGCCGCCGGGTGCACCACCGCCGACTACGGCGACGCGACGGTGCGGGGTGCGCTAGCGGTCGTCGACGACACCGGCTGCTCACTGGTGGAGAAGCAGAACGTGGCCAGTGACGAGGGCGCCGTCGGGCTCCTGGTCGTCAGCGAGGGCGGCGTGCCGGGACTGTTCACGCCCGGGTACTACCAGCAGCTCAAGGCGCCGGTCGCCGTGATCGGCCGGGACGTCGACGCACAGCTGCGCCGCACGTCGTCGCCCGTGCGCCTGGTGCTCGACGCGAAGGCCGGCACCGTGCGTTCGCGAAACGTGCTGGCACAGACGAAGACCGGTGACGTGCACCGCGTCGTCGTCGCGGGCGCGCACCTGGACTCCGCGCCGGACAGTCCCGGCATCAACGCCGATGGCTCCGGCGTGGCGGCGGTACTCGCGACGGCGGCGGCGCTCGGTGCCTCGCCCGGCGTCACCAACGCGGTGCGGTTCGCGTTCTGGGGTGCGGGCGAGGCGGGCGGCGAGGGTGCGGCCAAATACGTGGCGGGCCTAGGCGGTGACGGCGTGGCCGACCTCGCGATGTACCTCGACGTCGACCAGATCGGCTCGACCAACCCCGGCTACTTCACCTACGACGGCGACCAGTCGGGTGCCGCCAACCCGCAGGTGCCTGCGGCTGCCGTGCCGGCCGGGTCGGCCGGCATCGAGCGCACGCTCGCCGGCTACCTCAACCTCGCCGGGGTGCGGCCCGCCGACGTGCCGCTCGGTCGCAGCGGCGACTACGCGCCGTTCCTCGCCGCCGGCGTGCCGATCGGCGGCGTGACCACCGCCGCCAGTGGCCGCAAGACCGACGTGCAGGCGCGGCTGTGGGGTGGGCAGGCGGGGCGACCGTTCGACCCGAACTACCGGACGCCGCGCGATGACGTGACCAACGTCGACCGCGACGCCCTCGCGATCGTGGGTCCCGCGGTGGCGTTCGCGGTCGGGACGTACGCCCGGTCGACCGACGGGCGCAACGGCGTGCCCTAGCGGCGCAGGCGCACCGACAGGCAGGTGACGCAGCCCTCCAGCTTCTCGAACTCCGAGATGTCGACCGCGACGACGCGGTAGCCGCGGGACTCGAGCAGTTCCCTGGTGCGGGGTGCGGCGGCCGACAGCAGCAGGGTGTCGTCGCCGAGCAGGACGACGTGCGCGCCGGCTTCCTCGGGGACGGCGAGGAAGTGCTCGCCCCAGATGCCGGGGTCGTCGACGAGCGGCTCGTAGCCGATGACCGTGCCGTCCGGCAGCGCCGTCACCGCGGACTTCAGGTGCAGTACCCGCGACAGCGGAACCGCGACCACGTTGGCGCCCAGGGGCTGTAGGTGGGCGCGGAGTTGTTCGGCGCCTTCGTCGTTCGTGCGGCCCCCGACGCCGACCCAGACCATGCCGCCGTGCTTGAGGACGTCGCCGCCGTCGAGGGTGCCGGGCGCCTCGATGCGGACGATGCGGTAGCCCTGCTCGCGCACGGCGTCCTCGGCGGCCGAGATCTCCGGCCAGCGCTCCTCGGCGCCGGGGCGGCAGATCACCGCGAGGTCGCCGTAGACGACCATGGTGTCCTCGACGAACACGGCGTCGGGGCAGTCGGGCGCGGCCGGCACCTCGCTGGTGGTCCAGCCGGCGGCGTGCAGGGCGGAGACGTAGTCGTTCCACTGCCGCTCCGCCAGGTCCACGTCGACGTGCTCGCTGCGCTCGATGTGGGTGACCAGGCCGTGGGCCAGCAGGGGGGAGGGGCGTCGGATCAACGCGTGACGGGCGAGCATGGCGCAATGGTGTCACGGGCACATTCCTGTCGGTGCTCCCACCTACAATCGAACACGTGTTCGCATGGACGCCACCTGCCGAAGGAGCCGCGCTGCTCGCGCGTGCCGCCGAGGCGGCGCGTGCGGAGGCATCGGCGGCCGCCGCCCGGCTCGATGCGGTCGGTGCGTTCGTCGACGCGTGCACGAGCGCCGCGGGCGGTGCCACCGAGGAGTGGGCGGTCGACGTGGTGGCGGCCGCCGCGGCGGAGGTGGCTGCCGCGCTGCGGATCTCGCAGGGCCTCGCGGAATCCCAGGTGCGCTACGCCGAGGCGCTGCGCCACCGGCTACGCGAGCTGGGCGCCCGCTTTGCCGCCGGCGACGTCTCCGAGGCGGCGTTCCGGGCGGCCGTCTTCCGCACCGGGCTGATCGAGGACGCCGAGATCCTGGCGCGCGTCGACGCGACGCTGGCCCGCCGCATGCCGACGTGGGGGTCCGCCGGTCGCAGGGAGATCGACAAGCGCATCGACCGAGTGGTGGCCAGGGTGGACCGCGACGCCGTGCGCCGCCGCAAGGACTTCGTTGGGGGCCGCGGCGTCACCATCTCGCAACTCGTCGACGGGCTGAGTGAGGTGCACGCGACCGTGTACGCCACCGACGCCGAGGCGATCGCGCAGCGGATCGCCGCACTCGAACGGTCCGTGTGCGACGCGGATCCGCGTACCGCCGCCGAACGCCGCGCCGACGCGCTGGCCGTCGCAGCCCTCGGCGGTG is from Mycolicibacterium grossiae and encodes:
- a CDS encoding ABC transporter ATP-binding protein → MIELAGLTKTFGRKRAVDDLTCTVEPGVVTGFLGPNGAGKTTTMRMILGLDRPTSGTATIDGRRYRDLTEPLRTVGALLDAKQVHPSRSARNHLRWLAASNRIPVTRVDEVLEIVGLESAADTSAGTLSLGMGQRLGIAAALLGDPPVLLFDEPVNGLDPEGIRWVRTLMRALAAEGRTVFVSSHLLAEMANTADRLVVIGRGRLIASTTVTEFIAGSGASVVRVRSPQLDALLELLSNAGIDTRVEANGSTLAVRGAAIEVIGELAARNAITLHELSTQRASLEEAYLKLTDDDVEYRTAAR
- a CDS encoding ABC transporter permease subunit, with product MTTGLTSTLHSERIKFTSIRSPLWTALAAAVLSLAVAVLQGATAYGAAGIRPQQAAMGVAVFAVPLLMVVSALTVTGEYRSGTIRSTFAATPQRAVVVAAKAIVAASFSAVVIAATTVACIAVARVAADPLVGAGLSLALPATWRLVVALAVYAAVAAVLGVAVGVLLRHAAGAVAVLLLWPLVIEPILGNLPNLGPRVGPFLPFLNAFVFTDVQWLYPTYPMPWGPFASLIYFAVVVGVVLAAATASVHRRDA
- a CDS encoding M28 family metallopeptidase, which translates into the protein MRRTTAVAGRNSRIAVALLTVAVTGLAGCGRSGQPEEKPEAAPPAASQPAADFAVGQQNKVTVDAMMAHLGKLQEIADANGGNRALGTPGYQASVDYVAGVLRDKGFDVATDEFEVRLPFADEPALTADGNPVKAAALNYTIGTPPEGVTGRLVPAPAEPTPGCTAADYDGLQVRGAVVLVDRGSCPFGVKQQVAAEKGAAALIVANTDDEPIGATLGATTDVEIPVVGIGKSDGAKLRAVPANMSLKLNAGVRTERTRNVVAQTKTGDTHNVVMAGAHLDSVPEGPGINDNGSGVAAVLETAVQLGSSPPVRNAVRFGFWGAEELGLIGSTKYVESLDVEALKDIALYLNFDMLGSPNPGYFTYDGDQSAPPTPAVPRVPEGSAGIERMLAAYLGGAGKPAQDTDFNGRSDYDAFTQAGVPAGGLFAGAEDNKTAEQADLWGGQADKPFDPNYHKPGDTIENIDRTALEIQGRGVAYALGLYAQDLSGRNGVPIREDRTRHRVSEQ
- a CDS encoding M28 family peptidase, coding for MRRGAVLGAVVALTVAACGSADPAPAPAADPGRVLADAVTVDAMMGHLQRLHDIAAAHGGSRADGTPGYDASVDYVATVLRDNGFDVELADFERVVLAAPGRPTLTVAGRALPVDQASLLTPTPREGLQARTQRPRRAAGCTTADYGDATVRGALAVVDDTGCSLVEKQNVASDEGAVGLLVVSEGGVPGLFTPGYYQQLKAPVAVIGRDVDAQLRRTSSPVRLVLDAKAGTVRSRNVLAQTKTGDVHRVVVAGAHLDSAPDSPGINADGSGVAAVLATAAALGASPGVTNAVRFAFWGAGEAGGEGAAKYVAGLGGDGVADLAMYLDVDQIGSTNPGYFTYDGDQSGAANPQVPAAAVPAGSAGIERTLAGYLNLAGVRPADVPLGRSGDYAPFLAAGVPIGGVTTAASGRKTDVQARLWGGQAGRPFDPNYRTPRDDVTNVDRDALAIVGPAVAFAVGTYARSTDGRNGVP
- the ddaH gene encoding dimethylargininase, whose translation is MLARHALIRRPSPLLAHGLVTHIERSEHVDVDLAERQWNDYVSALHAAGWTTSEVPAAPDCPDAVFVEDTMVVYGDLAVICRPGAEERWPEISAAEDAVREQGYRIVRIEAPGTLDGGDVLKHGGMVWVGVGGRTNDEGAEQLRAHLQPLGANVVAVPLSRVLHLKSAVTALPDGTVIGYEPLVDDPGIWGEHFLAVPEEAGAHVVLLGDDTLLLSAAAPRTRELLESRGYRVVAVDISEFEKLEGCVTCLSVRLRR